The Melospiza georgiana isolate bMelGeo1 chromosome Z, bMelGeo1.pri, whole genome shotgun sequence genome contains a region encoding:
- the PTCD2 gene encoding pentatricopeptide repeat-containing protein 2, mitochondrial has protein sequence MKVAIRNELHGNKDQYFKNIKEKLKKNGIILRNELKNLLHLCQNSSDVELARKIIYRYHEQNRITALHNFKFGPLFMRLCYELDLERPAVELIKDQNLHGFFSDSTSFHILMTMLFKKGHFESALEVLVEMKKQGIPFNKETYLLAVAICYKLGSPESSKISARLLEEAQLKGDPLPLRAYCFAMAAALKQNDVTQAKFYCSQIMRTENKLYNNLKVLVQLRSGLLKEVINTLEAAVEVDTPPFVKRTEFSEQVLATVREKMEESPDLSVKLGDIYTKLQASGQITICTLEDMLFQIPSSKKTTAKLLNQKQLGCQGTNPLWSNLLLG, from the exons ATGAAGGTGGCGATTAGAAATGAGCTTCATGGCAATAAAG atcaatattttaaaaatattaaagaaaaactaaagaaaaatgGAATCATCCTcagaaatgaattaaaaaatttGCTGCATTTATGTCAGAATTCATCTGATGTGGAACTAGccagaaaaattatttacag GTACCATGAACAGAATAGAATCACAGCCttacataattttaaatttggGCCACTCTTTATGAGACTGTGTTATGAGCTAGACCTTGAAAGACCTGCAGTAGAACTTATCAAAGATCAG AATTTGCATGGTTTTTTCTCAGACAGTACATCATTCCATATTTTGATGACTATGTTGTTTAAAAAGGGCCATTTTGAAA GTGCTTTGGAAGTTCTGgttgaaatgaaaaagcaagGTATACCTTTCAACAAAGAAACCTATCTACTTGCAGTTGCAATATGCTATAAACTG ggcagcccagagTCTTCCAAAATCTCTGCGAGACTGCTTGAAGAAGCACAGCTAAAAGGTGACCCGTTGCCACTGCGAGCATACTGCTTtgcaatggcagctgctctcaAGCAG AACGATGTAACACAAGCCAAATTTTACTGTTCCCAGATAATGAGAACAGAGAACAAACTGTACAATAATCTTAAA gtccTTGTCCAGCTCAGATCTGGTTTGCTTAAAGAAGTAATAAATACATTAGAGGCAGCAGTGGAAGTAGATACACCTCCCTTTGTGAAAAGAACTGAGTTTTCTGAGCAGGTG CTGGCTACAGTcagggaaaagatggaagagaGCCCTGACCTTTCTGTCAAATTAGGAGATATTTATACAAAACTACAAGCTTCAGGACAGATAACCATATGCACACTGGAAGACATGCTTTTCCAGATTCCTAGTTCAAAGAAGACCACTGCAAAGCTTTTAAATCAGAAGCAATTGGGCTGTCAGGGTACTAATCCACTTTGGTCAAATCTGTTGTTAGGATAG